The following coding sequences are from one Treponema bryantii window:
- the creD gene encoding cell envelope integrity protein CreD — protein sequence MENQNQKLNQNHQIAALPKSDEKQKRKIFGGIGFKLIFISLIIIALLIGLGFIKGQLSDREYTYKNAKSQISESAGSNLYFKGPYIAIPFTRTIEEFVYRDGKQFKEKKIAEEGWHIIASDSVSIEAKLDSEARYLGIYSTPIYTGNASIYAVFDPKELIENDGISYKKDEAVLYMQLLNSSVLNNPVFKINEKDFNSDLFTIDGKIGIGTKINYDSKKLILKTNIGLRGAEQFTYGISSKQTKLNLACDWTSPGFTGFSYLPDKHEITDTGFTAQWGIPFGSDKTTQTIGFSFIEPVNLYQKLHRATKYGFLFIIVPFLVLFLFEIFAKITLHPVHYLLSGAACVLFFLILLALSEHIPFGAGYLIGAVTAGLTVSLYISSVTKRFGLGGIMMAMFTVLYSYLFFSLRSEDYALLFGAFFAFAVVAALMFLTRKIDWYNLKNKKTEN from the coding sequence ATGGAAAACCAGAATCAAAAACTTAATCAGAATCACCAGATAGCAGCGTTGCCTAAAAGTGATGAAAAACAAAAACGCAAAATCTTTGGAGGAATCGGCTTTAAGCTGATTTTCATTTCTCTGATTATTATTGCCCTTTTAATAGGACTTGGCTTTATTAAGGGCCAACTTTCTGACCGAGAATACACTTATAAAAATGCCAAGTCTCAGATTTCTGAATCCGCCGGTTCAAATCTGTATTTTAAGGGGCCTTATATTGCTATTCCATTCACAAGAACTATAGAAGAATTTGTTTACAGAGATGGTAAGCAATTCAAAGAAAAGAAAATTGCAGAAGAAGGCTGGCATATTATCGCTTCAGATTCTGTAAGTATTGAAGCAAAACTTGATTCAGAAGCACGCTATCTTGGAATATATTCAACTCCAATATACACAGGTAATGCTTCTATATATGCAGTGTTTGATCCTAAAGAACTGATAGAAAATGACGGCATTTCATACAAAAAAGATGAAGCAGTTTTATACATGCAGCTATTAAACTCTTCTGTATTAAATAATCCCGTATTCAAAATAAATGAAAAAGATTTTAATTCTGATTTATTTACTATTGATGGAAAAATCGGTATTGGTACAAAGATAAATTATGATTCGAAAAAACTAATCTTAAAGACCAATATTGGATTAAGAGGTGCAGAACAATTTACTTACGGAATTTCTTCTAAGCAGACAAAACTGAATCTTGCATGTGACTGGACTTCTCCGGGCTTTACAGGATTTTCTTACCTTCCGGATAAACACGAAATTACAGATACTGGCTTTACTGCACAGTGGGGCATTCCTTTTGGCTCTGATAAAACCACTCAGACAATAGGCTTCTCTTTTATTGAACCAGTAAATCTTTATCAGAAGCTGCACCGAGCAACAAAATATGGATTTCTGTTCATTATTGTTCCTTTCCTTGTACTCTTCCTTTTTGAGATTTTTGCAAAGATTACATTACATCCTGTACATTATCTGCTTTCAGGTGCAGCATGTGTTTTATTCTTCTTGATTTTGCTGGCCCTTTCTGAACATATCCCTTTTGGTGCGGGATATTTAATTGGTGCTGTTACTGCAGGTCTTACAGTTTCGCTTTATATATCTTCTGTAACAAAACGTTTTGGACTTGGCGGAATTATGATGGCTATGTTTACAGTGCTGTATTCATATCTTTTCTTTTCACTTCGTTCGGAAGATTACGCACTGCTGTTTGGAGCATTCTTTGCATTCGCAGTTGTAGCTGCACTTATGTTCCTTACAAGAAAAATTGACTGGTATAATTTGAAAAATAAAAAGACTGAAAATTAA
- a CDS encoding HAMP domain-containing sensor histidine kinase: MKKLRLRFPINIQISIFLILVAFIPVAAMMMLKTYESQMLTMMENSNVQQARIISASLELTISDSEETQINRTTSKQLLQNMNGKFDARIRILSKAGELLADSSTLELENTENSQSEQAYSSRLNSLSINNEKTAANDTFIYKLFSIPIRIYRKLKPPAASFTSADFYSGKIIYDGEEVKAAQQGRYGAKTRISGGGQVSVTLYSAMPVFKDNEVIGIVLVSRSTWRILQNLYELRIDLAKVFLWSLVFILIIAVFLTFRISVPLKKLARQTSECADKKGRIDAAVVEKFTGLKRKDEIGDLSRSFKTLIKKLDSKIHYTQAFASDVNHEFKNPLAAIRSSIDILKDSSDEKEKEEFTQAIVDEVNHLEHLLNGVRGISKIEGAELPKENLPIKTFTQNIADSILKNNPDVRFELQINTKTDTILLEPDYYERILSNLIENAAGFAKHIRVIIETISSNKTNQTLVIKVADNGPGISEENASKIFDRFYSNRSQSLKDSKNKIAHTGLGLSIVKAICDEMEGEISVSRDSELGGALFEIKLPFTVSKKSEK, encoded by the coding sequence ATGAAAAAACTAAGACTAAGATTTCCTATAAATATTCAGATTTCCATATTTCTTATTCTCGTTGCCTTTATTCCTGTAGCTGCAATGATGATGCTTAAAACCTACGAAAGTCAGATGCTTACAATGATGGAAAATTCAAATGTTCAGCAGGCAAGAATAATTTCTGCAAGTCTGGAACTTACAATATCAGATTCAGAAGAAACACAGATAAATAGAACTACTTCAAAACAACTCTTACAGAATATGAATGGTAAATTTGATGCCAGAATAAGGATTCTTTCTAAGGCTGGAGAATTGCTTGCAGACTCAAGTACACTTGAACTTGAAAATACAGAAAACTCACAGAGTGAACAGGCATATAGTTCCCGACTCAATTCCTTGTCCATCAATAACGAAAAAACTGCAGCAAATGATACTTTTATCTATAAGCTTTTTTCTATTCCAATTCGCATCTACAGAAAACTAAAACCACCGGCAGCAAGCTTTACCAGCGCAGATTTTTATTCCGGCAAAATTATTTATGATGGTGAAGAAGTAAAAGCCGCACAGCAGGGCCGATATGGAGCAAAGACAAGAATCTCTGGAGGTGGACAGGTTTCTGTCACACTCTACTCTGCAATGCCGGTTTTCAAAGATAATGAAGTAATTGGAATTGTTCTGGTTTCACGTTCCACATGGAGAATTCTGCAGAATCTTTATGAACTAAGAATAGATCTTGCAAAGGTCTTCCTCTGGTCTTTAGTTTTTATTCTGATTATTGCAGTTTTCCTTACTTTCCGCATCAGTGTGCCATTGAAGAAACTTGCCCGCCAGACCTCAGAATGTGCAGATAAAAAAGGCCGTATTGATGCAGCAGTTGTTGAAAAGTTTACAGGCTTAAAACGCAAAGATGAAATTGGAGATTTGAGCCGTTCATTTAAAACCCTGATAAAAAAACTGGATTCAAAGATTCACTATACACAGGCTTTTGCCTCAGATGTTAATCATGAGTTCAAAAATCCTCTGGCAGCAATCCGTTCTTCAATTGATATTTTAAAAGACTCTTCGGATGAAAAAGAAAAAGAAGAATTTACACAGGCTATTGTTGATGAAGTAAATCATCTTGAACATCTTTTAAACGGTGTTCGTGGCATCTCTAAAATTGAAGGAGCAGAACTTCCTAAAGAAAATCTTCCTATAAAAACTTTTACCCAGAATATTGCTGATTCTATTTTGAAAAATAATCCTGATGTAAGATTTGAACTGCAAATTAACACAAAGACAGATACTATTCTGCTTGAACCAGACTATTACGAAAGGATTCTTTCAAACCTGATTGAAAATGCAGCAGGTTTTGCAAAACACATCCGTGTTATTATAGAAACAATCTCTTCCAACAAAACAAATCAGACTCTTGTAATAAAAGTAGCTGATAATGGTCCAGGAATTTCAGAAGAAAACGCTTCTAAAATTTTTGACAGGTTTTATTCAAATCGTTCCCAGTCACTAAAAGATTCAAAAAACAAGATTGCACACACTGGACTTGGACTTTCTATTGTAAAAGCTATCTGTGATGAAATGGAAGGTGAAATTAGTGTAAGCCGCGACAGTGAACTTGGCGGTGCACTTTTTGAAATCAAACTGCCATTCACAGTTTCTAAAAAATCAGAAAAATAA
- a CDS encoding response regulator transcription factor: MLIAVVDDEKNIRMAVCTALKKEGFSVIEFENGKDAFEAQNEQPALYILDIMMPVMDGITLLRSLRENGNKTPVMFLTSKDDEFDKILGLELGADDYLCKPFSMRELITRVKVILRRTGAATTSELENQHEEKIPSLKAGNITIFPSSYTAEKNGTPLQLTITEFRLLKTFAENPDAALTRDQLISAAYPEDTYLNDRAVDCHIKRLRKKIGSDCIETIYGLGYRFNSESAK; this comes from the coding sequence ATGTTGATTGCAGTTGTTGATGATGAGAAAAATATCAGGATGGCAGTTTGTACAGCTTTGAAAAAAGAAGGCTTTTCTGTAATTGAATTCGAAAACGGAAAAGATGCTTTTGAAGCGCAAAATGAACAACCTGCACTTTATATTTTAGACATCATGATGCCTGTAATGGATGGAATAACACTGCTTCGCAGCCTTCGCGAGAATGGCAATAAAACTCCAGTTATGTTCCTCACTTCTAAGGATGATGAATTTGATAAGATTTTAGGACTTGAGCTTGGAGCCGATGATTATCTTTGCAAACCTTTTTCCATGCGAGAATTGATTACCAGAGTTAAAGTGATTCTTCGTAGAACAGGAGCAGCCACAACTTCAGAATTAGAAAATCAGCATGAAGAAAAAATTCCTTCCCTGAAAGCTGGAAATATTACGATTTTTCCTTCATCCTATACAGCAGAAAAAAACGGCACTCCCCTGCAGCTTACAATAACAGAATTCCGGCTTCTTAAAACCTTTGCAGAAAATCCCGATGCAGCCCTTACCCGCGACCAGCTTATTTCTGCCGCTTACCCGGAAGATACCTACCTCAATGACCGCGCCGTAGACTGCCACATAAAAAGACTTAGAAAAAAGATTGGCAGTGACTGCATAGAAACAATTTACGGTCTTGGTTACCGTTTTAATTCGGAATCAGCAAAATGA